gggaaacatagcaagaccctatctctacaaaaaatttatgctgctgataaagacaaaaaaaagaaaagaaagaaaaaaatttaccaaaaaaaatttttttttggagatggagtctcacactgttgccggggtggagtgcagtggcaggatctcggctcactgcaacctccaccttccgggttcaggctattctcctgcctcagcctcctgagtagctgggactacaggcatgtgccaccacacctggctaatttttgtatttttagtggagacgaggtttcaccatgttagtgaggatggtctcaatctcttgacctcatgatctgcccacctcagcctcccaaagtgctgggattacaggcgtgagccactgcgcccggccccaaaaaatttttttagagtagagatggctggatgcagtggctcacgtctgtaattccagtactttgggaggcctaggtgggcacatctcttgagtccaggagaccgGCTTGGGGAACATGGCagaatcttgtctctacaaaaaccaaaattagccgcgatcttggctgactgcaacctccacctcctgtgttcaagtgatcctgcttcagcctcctgagtagctgggattacaggcgcctgccaccatgcccagctaattttgttgtattttcagtagagatggggtttcgccatgtcggccaggctagtctctcaagtgatccacctgcctcggcctcccaaagtgctggaatgacaggcgtaATGTGGGGAAGAGCTGGATGTGGGTAGAAGGAAATGGATGCGGGAAGAACACAGCAAATGCTCTAGAAATTTGACAGAGTGTGAATCACTGGCTTGGAAAGACCAtgtctcccttcctccatcccttccttccttccttctttccttccatggGCAGACAACTCTCTCTGTTCAGTAGTCCCTGCATTGTGGCAGGTCAAGAACATAGagatggggctgggcgcggtagctcacatttgtaatcccagcacgttgggaggctgaggcaggtggattacttgaggtcaggagttaaaagaCTAGGCTTCCCAATatggcgaaaccacatctctactaaaaatacaaaaaattagctgggcatgggggcagccgcctgtaatcacagctactcacggggatcacttgaacctgggaggtagagattgcagtgagccgggatcgtgccactgcactcctgcctaggggacagagcaaaactctatctcggaagaaaaaaaaaaaaaaaaggccaggcagtggttcgtgtctgtaatcccgaaagtttgggaggccaaggtgggtggatcacgaggtcaggagttcaagaccagcctggccaagatggtgaaacccgctctctactaaaaatacaaaaaaaattagccagatgtggtggcaggtgcctgtaatcccagctacttgggaagctgaggcagagaattgctggaactcaggaggcagaagttgcagtgagccaagattgcacgactgcactccggcctgggcgacagagtgaaagtcagtctcaaataataaaaataaattaaaaaaaaaaaaatgaagatgggccaggtgtggtggcccacgcctgtaatttcagcactttgggaggctgaggcaagaggatggcttcacagggagcaacatagggagacctcatgaACAAGGCAGACAGAGCTGGCAAGAGAGCTTTCTCCAGGATTAGCTAGGGGCACCTCAAGCTTTCCTCTCTCCCACAGATTCCTCTGGCTGGTGGAAGGGCCGGCTTCATGGTCAGGAGGGCCTCTTCCCAGGAAACTACGTGGAGAAGATCTGAGCTGGGGGCCTGGgattctgccttctcttttgcctgcctgcctgcctgcctgcctgcctggtggGGAGCCAGGCCCTGCCAATGAGAGCCTCGTTGACCTAGGCTACCTTGGCCTAAAAGTCCAGTCCTGTGGCCTCCAGCCCTGCCCAGGCCATGGGTCTGCGGGTCCCTGGTGCAGCCCCCCTGCCCCTGGGCCCTGGTCTTCTCCCAACACCACACCCACTGCCTGTGCTCCATTTCTGCATGTGTCAAATGGGACTAACAGCAGAATCTACCTCCCACCTGCGTGTGAATAAGAGATGAGTCTCAAGTCCTGCGCTGTTGGCAAAGTGCTGGGCACAGTTGCAGGGAGGGGTCCTTGACAAGTGTGACTTTGCTCATTTTGTCATCACTGAGGCAATAAACGTTTGCCAGGTGAAAGCATGAGTGAACTTACTAAGAGGATGAACTCTTAGTAATTTACAAGGATGAACTTAAAAGGATGATGTTttcacaaccctgtgaggtaggagCCGTGAAGGACTCCATCTTAACAGGTGGAACaatggagactcagagaggttcaCTGACCCAAGACTGCACGGAGCCATGCCTTGCATTCATATGTGGCTACAAAGCTTGAACTTGTCCCagtttcagccaggtgcagtggctcgcacctgtaatcccagcactttggaaggcggaggtgagtggatcacctgatgtcgggagttcaagaccaacctggccaacatggtgaaaccatatctctactaaaaatacaaaaattaggccgggcacggtgactcaagcctgtaatcccagcactttgggtggccgaggcggatggatcacgaggtcgagagatcaaccatcctggtcaacatggtgaaaccccgtctctactaaaaatacaaaaaaattagctgggcatggtggcacatgcctgtaatcccagctactcaggaggctgaggcaggagaattgcctgaacccaggaggcagaggttgtggtgagccgagatcgcgccattgcactccagcctgggtaacaagagcgaaactccgtctcaaaaaaaaaaaaaaaaatacaaaaattagctgagcatgatgctgggcacctgtaatcctaactactcaggagggtgaggcaggagaatcccttgaacctgggaggtggaggttacagtgagctgagactgtgcctttgcactccagcctggggaaccagagcaagactccttctaaaaaaaaaaaaaaaaatttaaattagctagtgtcatggtgcatgcctgtattcccagatggctgcagtgagctatggttacaATGATGTACtctagcctcagcaacagaacaagacactgtctttattttttttatttttttgagactgactctcgctctgtcactcagactggagtgaaatggcatggtctcagctcactgcaacctctgcctcccaggttcaagcaattctctgcctcggcctccccagtagctgggattataggcactcaccaacacacccagctaatttttgtatttttagtagagatggagtttcaccatcttggcaaggctagtcttgaactcctgacctcatgatccacctgcctcagcctcccaaagtgctgggattacaggcatgagccactgtgcctggccgagacCCTGTCtttctaataataattattattataataattctatctttcttttttttttttttttttttttttgagacggagtttcgcttttgttacccaggctgaattgcaatggtgcgatcttggctcaccgcaacctccgcctcctgggttcaggcaattctcctgcctcagcctcccgagctgggattacagacaggtgccaccatgcccagctaatttttgtatttttagtagagacggggtttcaccatgttgaccaggatggtctcgatctcctgacctcgtgatccgcctgcctcggcctcccaaagtgctgggattacaggcgtgagccactgcgcccgacctttttatttttttttgagatggagtttcactcgttacccaggctggagtgcaatggcgcgatctcggctcaccgcaacttccccctcctgggttcaggcaattctcctgcttcagcctcctgagtagctgggattacaggcacgcaccaccacgcccagctaattttttgtttttttagtagagactggggtttcaccatgttgaccaggatggtctctcaatatcttgacctcgtgatccacccacctcggcctcccaaagtgctgggattacaggcttgagccaccacgcctggcctatatttCTATCTTTCTAATATGGACACCCACTTCCTGCTCAGCCCCTCAAAGAGAAGCCAGTCCAGGAGAGATGGGGCAGACTGGTGAGGTCAGGACTGGGCCACAGAAAAGAGGGCAACTCAGGTGGATTAGGCATTGCAGTAGGAGCCAAGACGGTGGGAGAGGGTCAGTCTTACCGGATTTTGATGGCAAGCACTGCACAGAGGGATCTAACTGTGATGGGGGAACTCCAGGCACAGAATACCTACCCAACTGGAGAACAGGGCGTCAGGAATTCCCAGGAGAGCAGTAATCAAAGCAAGACTATctaccaggtgctgtggctcacacctgtaatcgcggggctttgggaggctgagatgggcagatcacttgaagtaaggaattcaagaccagcctggccaacatggtgaaaccccatctctactaaaaatacaaacattagctgggcgtgatatgcacgcctgtagtcctagctactctggaggctgaggcaggagaactgcttgagcttggaggtgggggttgcagtgagtcaagattgtgccactgcactccagcctgggtgatggaacaagactctgacccacacacatacacacatacacacagagagcaAGACTGGCCAGCAGAGCCTTCTGCAGAATCTATTCTCCCTTCTGTGACTGTCTTGGGAAGCTGAGCATGGCTGGAAAAAAATTCCCAAGGCTGCAACCAGGTCTCAGGGACCCTTTTATTGCTCAATGATTACACAAAAGCATTTAACAATCTCTCGAATGGCCCTGGTGCTTCCCatctctcattttccttttctttttttgaagatggggtctcactgtgttggggCTGGTCTCGACCACCTGGGCACCTGTGATATTCCAACTTCGGCCTTCCCCCTAGTAGCTaagaatacaggcacacaccactgcaccccagaatCTGATTCTTGAAGCTGTTGTTTtgcgacagggtttcactctgttgccgcagactagaatgcagtggtatgatgatagctcactgtagccttggatTCCTGGACTCAAATCATcatcctgcatcagcctcccgaagtgctgagattacaggtttgagccactgtgcatgcCCCTGTGGGCCATTATCTTAAAGGTTTAGCATATGCTGACCGATATCATCTCCTGTCTAGGCACAGGCATCTTCAGACTACAGACCTCAGTCATGCTGCCCCGCCTGCTGCTCACCCCTACATCCTGTTGactcttttacatttctttttttttttttttttttttttgagacggagtttttgctcttgtcacccaggctggagtgcaatggtgcgatctcagctcaccgcaacctccacctcctgggttcaggcaagtatcctgcctcagcctcctgagtagctgggattacaggcacatgccaccatgcccagctaattttttttctgtatttttagtagagacggggtttcaccatgttgaccaggatggtctcgatctctcgaccttgtgatccacccgcctcggcctcccaaagtgctgggattacaggcttgagccaccgcgcccggctttctttTATAACATTTCTTATGTCTagtccctcctctcccttccttccttgggTCCTTGTTCCTTCTGCCACCTCACCCCATTCTTCCCCTACATTGCAGTAGCCtcccttgcacacacacacacacctcctcaCCCTGCATCAAAATgatctttgctttttaaagcaaatgaggttttttttttggtggcggtggttttgttttgagacagagttttgctcttgttgcccaggctggagtgcaatggcacgatctcagctcgccacaacctctgcctcccagtttcaagctattctcttgccttagcctcccgagtagctgggattacaggcatgtgccaccacgcccagctaatttttgtatttttagtagagatggggttttaccatgttggtcaggctggtctagaacttctgaccttgtgatccgcccatctcagcctcccaaagtgctgggattacaggcgtgagccaccatgccaggcctacaACATTTCTTAACTCTggtccctcctttcccttccttccttgggTCCCTGTCCCTTCTGCCACTTTACCACATCCTTCCCCTACATTGCACTAGcctcccctgcacacacacatccctccTCACCCTGCATCAAAatgatctttgttttttaaagcaattgaatttttaactgaataataattaaaggaaaaatgttaatgtatttttattttgttttgttttgttttgttttgttttgagacacggtcttgccctgtagcccaggatagagtgcagtggcatgaacatagctcactgcagcctctaaatcctggtctcaagtgatcctcccacctcaggctcccaggtagctgggactacaggcacatgccaccaggcccagctaatctttttaatttttgtaaagatggagtcccgctgtgttgtctgggctggtctcaaacccctggcctcaagtgatccttctgccttagccttccaaagtgctgggattacaggcttgagacaccacacctggacaaaaaaaaaaaaaaaaaaaaaaaaaaaaaaaaaaaaaaaatttttaattcaaaaaacacaaaagtgaaAAGTCAGTCTCTCTCCCACTCAAACACCCCTGTTCCTCTCCCTAGTTTTTAAATATCTCCTTCTAAAGTTATTATCTGCATAGAAAAGCCCATGGGGGGCCAGATACAGTAGCTCGCGCctaaaatcccaacactttggaggctgaggtgggtagatcacttgagcccaggaattctagaccatcCTGGGCCATGTgacaaaaccccaactctacaaaaaatacaaaaattagcttggtgtggtggctactaggggggctgaggcaggaggatgacttgagcccagggaggtagaggctgcagtgagctgtgatcaccagaccactgcactccagcctgagcaacagactgtgactgtgtctcaaaaaaacaaagaccctgatgcagtggctcatgcctgtaatcccagtactttggaagcaCAAGCCAGGTGGAtcgctgaggccaggagttcaagatcagcctagccaacatggcaaaagcccatctctaccaaaaatagaaaactattagccaagcatggtggtgcatatctgtagtcccagctactccggagtagaactgcttgaacccaggaggtggaggatgcaatgatccaagatcatgccactacactgcagcctgggggacagaagcgagactctgtttcaaaaacaaaacaaaacaaaagtgcaTAGGTACAACTTGCTTTACAGATGGAAACACATTGCACATAAGATCTACAGTTGCCTAGCACTCAACAAACACCGCTTGAAAGCTGCATAATGTATTAGAGAGATCTAAGATGGCCAGGTGAGGTGCTtaattatgcctgtaatccctgcactttgggagggtgaggcaggcggctcaagaggtaaggagttcgagaccagcttggccaacatagtgaaaccccatctctactaaaaatacaaaaatttgccgggtgtagtggcaggcacctgtagtcccagctactcgagaggctgaggcaagagaatctcttgaacccaggaggcagaggttgtggtgagcggagatcatgccactgcactccagcctgggcaacagagcaagactgtctataaaagagacagagagatctAAGATCTACTTTATCCTTACCACCCTCTCAACAGCCCATCCTCCTCCAAGTGACTACCAGGAATCAGATGATATGCCTCCCCCTGCTAAAAATTTGTCAGTGGTTACAACAGAAACCACACTTCTCTCTCTGCACCACTCCCATGGCCCTGCATGACCTGCCCTGCACCATATTCACTTTCTGACCTCCACACCCCGCCTCCACTCTGCTCCACTGGTGCCCTGGTCTCGCTGCTCTTTGACCAAAATAAGCCCATTCCGCCCCACGCCAGGACATCTGCACCGGCTATCTGGTAAAGCGTCCTGCTCCTTGGGCTCTCCACCAGCTCACTCTTGGATCATCAGGCGACAGTTCCGAGGTCACCTCCTCAGAGTGGCTTCCCTGACCCATCACTACAACATTGTTTCCTTCATTGCACGGAATAGGAGCAAAGACTGCTTTTGCATGTGTTGATTTACTAtttccccattttatttatttttatttaacttttagagatgggatctcactttttcgaccagacaggagtgcagtggtgccatcacggctcactgcagcctcggccttcctggctcaagcgatgctGTTTCCCCATTTTAAGATGTGAGTGTAAGGcgaggcgaggtggctcatgcctgcagtcctaacactttggaaggacgaggcgggaggatcgcttgagcccaggagtttgagaccggcctgggcaacacagagagaccctgtctctaaaaaacatttggtcgggcgcggtggctcaagcctataatcccaacactttgggaggccgaggcgggcggatggtcaggagatcaagaccatcctggccaacatgatgaaaccccgtctctactaaaaaaaagtagtcgggtgtggtggcgcacgcctctagtcccagctacttgggaggctgaggcagggaaattgcttgaacccgggaggcgaaggttacatCACAGtggagccaagatctcgccactgcgctgcagcctggaGACACAGCAAGCCAccgtttaaaacaaaaaaaaattaaaaattagctaggcacggtggcgcacgccagtaatcctagctactccggaggctgagagggaggtcAAGCCTGTagcgagctgtgatcacactcctgcgctccagactgggcgacagaggaagaccctgtctcaatactataaaaaataaaggagaaccGCTGTTTATTGACTGTCCAAGGATGGTGTTGGGACAGGACTAGAGGGGATGAAGTTGCCCATTTTAAAGACTAGGACAGCGAGGTCATCCCCAATCTCTGTGCACGGACTCTGCAGAAGTGCGCTCTTACTGCTCTGGGCTAGCAAGCTTGCACCAGCGTCCAAGTTGCGCTCTAGGACTACTCCGACGTCAGACCACGCCCCGTCTCCAACGCCCAGCGCAGGCCCCACCCCCAATCTCGCGAGAGCTGAGAAGCGGAAAATGGCGCTGATGTAAGCGCAAGCTCGCATTGCCCAGAAGGTGGCCGCTGCCTAAACTGGAGCCGCTGGAGCCGCAGGAACAAGAGGCCGAGCTGTATCGAAGATGGTGAGCGCGGCGCCGGGGTCGCGGGCACGGCGGAGAGGCGGGGACTAGCGGGGAGCAGCCCTGTCGCGCATACACCCTCCGGCCGACCCCGCCCCCACATCCGGGCACCCGTCCGCCGCTGGCTGTCAATCGGAGAGCGTCCCCGAGCCCGGCCTGGAGTGGACCACGCCCACTAGGCTAGGTCCCCACCCCTGAATTTCGTACTTCCGGGCCCCCTGCACCTCCAAGATTGTCCACACTTCTCGAGGCCGGCCGGTGTTTCTCCATCCTCAAACAGTCCTTGTCTGGCTCCTTCTAGCATCTTCCCAGTCGCGCCCTGCCCATAGCCCCGCCTCCGTATCGTTGGCCCCGCCCACTCTCCCTAGGCCACGCCCCTGCTTGTACTGGGGCTCCCACTTATCCTAGTTTCAGAGAGGAGGTGCTTCTCCCATGTGCATAAGGAGCTCAGTCCAGAccagtgcagtgactcatgcctgtaattccagtactttgggaggctgaggcaagtgttatcacttgagaccaggggttcaagaccagcgaGGGCAATATGGCGAgatcccatctttataaaaaggaACGTAGTCTACCCTTACTTATCCCCCTGTCCTCTTCTGCTGGTGATTCCTTAGGATGGGGGCCAACTGGGTGGACCCAGATCCCAGAAGGTGCTCTCTCCTTTCCACCAGGAGGAGAAACCTTCAGGGCCAAGCCCGGACATGCCGGCTACTGCAGAGCCCAGCTCCAGTGAGACCGACAAGGAAGTGTTGTCCCCGGCTGGGCCAGCTGCAGCCACCTCCTCCATGGCGGAGGAGCCAGGCCCTGAGCAGGCAACCACACCGCTAGTGTGGGAACGTGGAGGGCCTGGAGGGACTCAGCAGGGCTCATCCCCAGCCCCAGACAGCTGCCAGCCTGGGCCGGGACCCAGCCCGGGCCTGACGAGCATAGTCTCCGGGACCAGCGAGGACCTGCGGCCTCCCAGACGACGCCCACCTTCAGGTGATCTGTGATGGGGCCTTCTGGGGAGTCACAGGCCCTGGAACAATAAAAGGAAGGAGTAGAGAATCTCTAACCCTGGGGGCCTTTATAGAGGGATGCCACTCATCATTTTACTGAGCAGCCAGTGGATGCCAGGCTGTGGCTTCAGTGTTGAGCCCGGCCAATCCAGCCCCTGCACTGTGGCAGATCAGTATCTTGTGGGAGGTAGAGAGTAAAGGCCCTAGCATCGAATTTGCTTCTCTGGGGCAGAGCCCTGGGGTCACGGACAGCACTAGTGAGGAAGGGACCAGTGACTCCTGTTCTGTGCGTCCTGCAGGGAAGCATATCCCCTGCTCCAGCCCTggctgctgcctcagtttccccagcatcCGTGACCTGGCACAGCATCTGCGAACCCACTGCCCGCCCACACAGTCCCTGGAAGGTAGGGCCAGGGCTGGTCATGGGGAGGCAGGTTAGGGTGGGAAACAGGCGGAGTCCTTCGGAGCCAGCCTTGGCCACCCCCCTCCACTCTTCTGTCCTTCATCCCTACTAGGCAAGCTCTTCCGCTGCTCGGCCCTGAGCTGCACCGAGACCTTCCCCAGCATGCAGGAGCTGGTGACTCACAGCAAACTGCATTACAAGCCCAATCGCTACTTCAAGTGAGACCCTGACCTCTTGAGCTCCGCCCTGCCGTAGCCTCACCCTGTGTGTGGGCTCCAGTCCCGTCTCCTTTCCTGGTCAGGATGTTGGAGGGCGGGACTTGATGTGGGCGAGGCTTTGGACAAGTCCCGCCCTCGCCTCCCTGGATGGGCGGGCATATGTGGGCGTGGCTCCACCCAGCCCGACTTTGTTTCCCAAGTGGAAAACCCAGCCACCTAACTTAAAATTGAGACTTCTTTCTGGGTTTCCCCAGGGTTCCCATCCGAAGTGGTCAGGAAGGGTCGCTGCCACAGTTGTCCGGGAGCTGGGAGGCAACCGGGGCCCAGGCTCCGTTCCCACGCTCGCAGGGCGGGTGGCATGGCACAGGCCCCTCTCCCTGGTCGTCCTGGAGGCCCAGCCCGGCCCTCTGCCCGCCCCCAGGTGTGAGAACTGCCTCCTGCGCTTCCGCACGCACCGCTCGCTCTTCAAGCACCTGCATGTTTGCGCAGAGCATGCGCAGAGTCCAGCCCCGCCGCCACCCCCGGCCTTGGACCGGGAGCCACCCGCGCCCGAACGGCCCCCGGAGGCCGACCCCGCGTCAGCGCCGGGCCTGCCGTTCCCGCTGCTCGAGCCTTTCAcgacccctgcccctgccccctccgGGCCCTTCCTGCCCTACTTGAACCCTGCGCCCTTTGGCCTAAGCCCCCCGCGCCTGCGGCCCTTCCTGGCCGCCGCGCCCGGGCCGCCGGCCTCTAGCGCCGCCGTCTGGAAAAAGAGCCAAGGTGAGTGTGGTGCGGGGCTCCAGGAGGGCGGGCTGGGCTCGCCCTGACTCTGAACTTGACCCTCCCCTTTACCGCAGGTGCTGGCAGCAGCCCTCGAAGACCCCAGGGCGGCTCCGACGCGCCCTCAGGTGCGTGCAGGTGACCACCAGGGAGGGGTGGAAGGGCTTTCTTTCCTGCGCCCTGCGGGGTGAGGTGGATACCGGGAGGCAGCAGTGCCCATCCCCTTCC
This genomic interval from Saimiri boliviensis isolate mSaiBol1 chromosome 14, mSaiBol1.pri, whole genome shotgun sequence contains the following:
- the ZNF414 gene encoding zinc finger protein 414 isoform X1, with the protein product MEEKPSGPSPDMPATAEPSSSETDKEVLSPAGPAAATSSMAEEPGPEQATTPLVWERGGPGGTQQGSSPAPDSCQPGPGPSPGLTSIVSGTSEDLRPPRRRPPSGKHIPCSSPGCCLSFPSIRDLAQHLRTHCPPTQSLEGKLFRCSALSCTETFPSMQELVTHSKLHYKPNRYFKCENCLLRFRTHRSLFKHLHVCAEHAQSPAPPPPPALDREPPAPERPPEADPASAPGLPFPLLEPFTTPAPAPSGPFLPYLNPAPFGLSPPRLRPFLAAAPGPPASSAAVWKKSQGAGSSPRRPQGGSDAPSGHAAPSRIVWEHTRGRYSCMQCAFSTASRPAMTLHLEDHRPGTPAAPAPGPPRPDAPADLGHATSQSVTICPERPRVNKRLGPGTSPPPHHPRRWDGPSCVNNGSTATTLPSGIN
- the ZNF414 gene encoding zinc finger protein 414 isoform X3; this translates as MEEKPSGPSPDMPATAEPSSSETDKEVLSPAGPAAATSSMAEEPGPEQATTPLVWERGGPGGTQQGSSPAPDSCQPGPGPSPGLTSIVSGTSEDLRPPRRRPPSGKHIPCSSPGCCLSFPSIRDLAQHLRTHCPPTQSLEGKLFRCSALSCTETFPSMQELVTHSKLHYKPNRYFKCENCLLRFRTHRSLFKHLHVCAEHAQSPAPPPPPALDREPPAPERPPEADPASAPGLPFPLLEPFTTPAPAPSGPFLPYLNPAPFGLSPPRLRPFLAAAPGPPASSAAVWKKSQGAGSSPRRPQGGSDAPSGHAAPSRIVWEHTRGRYSCMQCAFSTASRPAMTLHLEDHRPGTPAAPAPGPPRPDAPADQVSLCCPGWSTVV
- the ZNF414 gene encoding zinc finger protein 414 isoform X2, coding for MEEKPSGPSPDMPATAEPSSSETDKEVLSPAGPAAATSSMAEEPGPEQATTPLVWERGGPGGTQQGSSPAPDSCQPGPGPSPGLTSIVSGTSEDLRPPRRRPPSGKHIPCSSPGCCLSFPSIRDLAQHLRTHCPPTQSLEGKLFRCSALSCTETFPSMQELVTHSKLHYKPNRYFKCENCLLRFRTHRSLFKHLHVCAEHAQSPAPPPPPALDREPPAPERPPEADPASAPGLPFPLLEPFTTPAPAPSGPFLPYLNPAPFGLSPPRLRPFLAAAPGPPASSAAVWKKSQGAGSSPRRPQGGSDAPSGHAAPSRIVWEHTRGRYSCMQCAFSTASRPAMTLHLEDHRPGTPAAPAPGPPRPDAPADPAPLAPKVSPLLSEGELPVFSQL